The window ACGGGACTGCATCGGACCTTCCGAAACCGCCTTCGCCATCGACTCCTGCTTGCGGTCGAGATAGTCTTGTTCTTCCTTAAAAAACTGGTCGTACTCTTGATGGAGGCTGTGGATTCGTCCTTTGAGGTCTTCGTCCTCCGGAGATGAAAAATTCAGCTGGGCCAGTTTGAGGCGAAATTCGTCACTTCGGTTGAAGAACAGGGTCCGGACCGCCGGATCCCGAAGTATGACGGAGCGCTTCTCATAGAGATCTTGGGCCAATAGGTTTTCCGTCATCTGACCGGCGGTTTCAATTATGGGAAGGTCTCTTTGAACAACGGCGTCGCTCATCCGGCGAATGTCCCGCAGACTCACGACGGCGTACAACCCGGTCAACAAGGTCAGCAGGACCATGATCGAAAAACCGAGCAGCATTTTATTAATGAGCGTCAATCGCATAGGGAGGATTTCTCTACCCAAGCCCGCAGGCCGCCTCGGATGGCGGTGTTCGGAATCTTCGAAAGAACTCGTCGATCAAAAACCGCCTGATGAGAACAGGGTGACATCACCTTAATTATAGATGATAAATAAAAGACGGGAGGACGACATAAGAATTCTTTGAGGGGTGGGACAGGCCAGTCGTTAGACCCTGTATAACGTATAATACTTTGATATTAACGGCGGTTTGTGATCAGCCTTGTTTTCGAATCAACACTCGAAAGGAGTTACCAACCTTTTCTTTTTTGAGAATCGTGTGCCCGTCTTCAGCGATGCTACGGGGGACGTTACGAATCGGCTCGCCATCATCCACAATCACCGACAGAATCTGCCCAACCTCCATCGATTCCAATTTTAATTTTGTTTTCACATAGTTATATGGACACATTACCCCCCGAAGATCTAACTCTGCAGGGGTTGTGGTCTCGGTGATTTCAGTCATCGCGTCGCTCACTTTATTTTATATTATCATATTGTTTCCCACGAGAAGTCAAGTCATCGCGTGTGGGATCCCACACAATAAGAAGGTTCCCAAACGGGCAATCAGGACTGGATGGAAAGATGACCGAGAGCCGTTTTGATCTCATCAACGATCCGGTCTGCCGCTTGTACGGGGTCCTTTGCCTTTCGGATCGGACGGCCCACGACAACGTAGTCCGCGCCGTCCAGTATGGCCTGGCGCGGGATCGTGACCCGAACTTGATCATCGTTAGGCACCGCGGTCCATTCCGGACGAACCCCCGGGACAACAACGATCAAGTCCTGACCGATTCTCTCTTTGACCTGCCGGACCTCCGATCCGGAGCAGACCACGCCGGCGCAACCCGCCTCATGCGCCCATTGGGCCCTCCGGAGAACCAGTTCGGGGATGTCGAGGCGGGTATTCAATCCTGAATCCCGCATATCTTCCGGCCCAAAACTGGTCAAGACCGTAACGGCAAGCACCTTGGTGTCGCTGTGTATTTGATCGACAACCGTTTTGAGCAGCCTCTTCCCTTCCGAGGCATGTACCGTTACAAATCGGACCTTATAGGCCGCGGCGGCCCTCGCGGCGGCCTGAACCGTTTCCGGGATATCGTGAAATTTCAGGTCAAGGAAAACGCCGCAATCACTGTGTTCCGAAATAACCTTGAAGATGGCGGGCCCCGAACCTACGAAAAGCTCCAGCCCCACCTTGAACAAACCGACGTGCCCATTTAAAGAGACCACGGCCTTTTTTGCTTCGTCCAGGTTCGAATAATCGAGGGCAAAAATCAGTCGGTCTCTTGCGGTGAGGGAAGGATCGCTTTGGAGAATCGTGCTCAATGAAGATTTACCGACTTAACCCGTTTCTATGGCTCCAGGGATCCAAGGCTCGAAGGTAAAGAATTTATGTTCCGCAAAGAATCTGGTGCCGGAGGAGAGGGTTGAACTCTCATGAGGTTGCCCTCGGCGGATTTTGAGTCCGCTGCGTCTGCCATTCCGCCACTCCGGCGAACCGTGGGTCAAGGCTTTTGGGCGCGCTGAAGCTTTTCCAATCCATACTTCGCGATCTGTTGGATCGATGGATCCGGATGCTTCTGCTCAATCTCTTTGAGCGGTTCGATCGCCTTGGGATCTCCCACTTCTTCCAAGACCCGGATGGCATTCCATAAAAAAATGGGGTCGTTGTCGTGTTTCACGGCCTCGATGAGAGGATCGACCACCGGCTTGCCGATCTCGATCAAGGCGCCGGAGACATCCAGCCGGACCATGGGCTCCTCATCTTTGAGCGCTGCAATCAACGGCGAAACGGCACGCGGATCTTTGAGCCTGCCCAACTCGTGTGCGGCTTCCCGGCGGTCCATTGGGGTTTTGGACTGGAGCATTTTCAAAAGATCCTCGACCTGATCCGCCAGAGCCACTCCGGTCGCGCAGAAAAAGAGGATGCCGGCGACCCAAATCAGAAATCCCGTTTGCGCTCTCGAACCGCTTCCTCTCCCAACCCGAAGATAATGTGAAAAGCCAGGGGCGTTAAACCGTATCCGCATGATCACTCCTCCGTCAATGCCGCTTCGACCAGAAAAGCCACGATGGCTCTTGTCACCTTGGCCATGTAGGGAAGATCCAAGGTCTCCAACCGATCCCCGGGTTGATGATACCAAGGGTTTCGAAAGTTCGCGGTGTCGGTCAGCATCAGGGCCGGATAGCCGACATCCCAGAACGGAGCATGGTCGCTCCGGCGGGTGTCCGGAAAATCTCGCCCCGCGTTCGGGACGACAAGACCCACGACGGGCAGATCCGGCACAAAACGACCGGCCGCACTCTCAAATCGCTGCTTCAACGCCGCCGCCTCCGGATTCCCCACCACACCCAAAAAATTTCCCACATCCGGAACGGGGATCGGAAGCTCTGTCAGGCGCTGCTGTGAACCGGTTTCATGGCTGGCGTAGCCGACGCATTCCAGGGCGATCATCCCCCGAATGTTGAGACCCGACCGTCGGGCTTTGAGGGCGTAATGCGTGCTTCCCAGGCATTGCTGTTCTTCTTGGGCGAACCCGATAAAAAGGACCCGACCCGGCCGATCCAAATCGGCCAACGTTCGGGCCGTCTCGAGCATAACGGCCACGCCGCTGGCGTTATCATCCGCGCCCGGGCTTTGAGCCACCGTATCATAATGAGCCGCCAGAATCAAGAGGGGCCGGCCCGTAACATTTCCGGCTCGATCACGAATTGATCCGACGACATTCCGGTTTTGATGGCCAAAGGCTTCGAACCCGTGGTGACGAACCGAGAGGCCAGCGGCTCGGAATTGATCCGTGATATAATCGCCCGCCGCCTCCAGCGCCGCGGGGGCCGACCGATGATGCCGGATGCCAACGATCCGTTTGAGATGTTCCTTCAATCGGGCCTCGGTGATTTGAGCGACCCGATTTTGAATGATCCCTTCCAGGCTATTTCCTGGGCGGAACCATCCTGGCCGAACGATAGGCATCCACCATGCTCCAGACCAGAAGGGCCAGCAAGACCAACAAAAGACCCAGGGCCTTTCCCGCGTGCGACGTGTCTCCGGCCATCAGCTCCTCAGCCGGAAATCGTTCAGTCACCATCCCGCTCAACACTCCGGATGCGATAAAAAAACCGATGCCCTTGAACCATTGCCGGTTATAAAACTGTCCGAGACCCGGAAAGATTGCGGAGAGTACGGCGGCTGCGCGGGGGTTTTTCATGGATGGCTTTCCGATTGACCCAGAAGGACGCGCATGACAAACTGTTTGATTTTTTCGCGGTCGGTTTCGTTGATCTTCCGAAATTGAATAGCCATCCCGGGGGAAAACCCTTTCGGATCAAAGTCGGAACGGACCCAGGCCACTTGGCCGTCCACTCTGACCGAACCCACTTGGCCCGGAAGACCAAACTCCAGGCTGACGGGCGTTCCGATCGGTAGAGGGGAAACGGTATCGATGAACAGCCCCCCGCCGCCCATGATGGCCGTAAACCCTTCCTTGATTCCCTTCTGGGGTTGTTGATACTGAATCCGAATCGAGATCGGGGCGCGCGGATATTTCCTCTTTTCGGGAGAAGGGGGTTTTGGGCTCTTCGCCATGATCGGTCACCTTTTAAATTGTGCCCGTCGAGCGATGATATAAATCAAGAACGGCGTCAAGAAAACCAAAAAAATGGTGCGGATGCGTCCGAACCCTTCCTGAACGAATCCCAGTACGGTACTGGTCAAGACATCGCCGGCGTAGAATATGGCCAAGTAGAAGGCCCACCGACGCAGCGTAAGAAATCCGTATCCGATGGCGAGGTGGAGAACCGGTTGGGCCGCCAGGATGCCGACGGCCACGGCCCCGGTCGTCGTCATTCCGAAAAACTTCGGGTGATACCGCCAGTTTGTCGACATAATATTGGCCAGCTCGCCGAAGGCGCTTAAAATGAAGGCGACCCCGAAAAAGGTCAAATCGAAGGTCCGCAGCGTCCGCCTGAACCCGTAGAAATGCAACGGAACCGCGATGAGACCCACGACCGCTAAATACGCCGCAGTGATTATGGCATATTTCATGGCCGGATTGCTCCCCATCCCCTGCCGTGGCTACGCCGTGATTTCGGTGCCGATCCCTTTGTCCGTGAAGATCTCCAGCAGCAGGGCGTGGGGCACACGGCCGTCGATGATATGGGCCTTGGTCACTCCTCCTTCGACGGCCGAGAGGGCCGCCTTTACTTTCGGAAGCATCCCCTCTTTGATGATGTCCTGCTTGATCAGACGGGCCGCGTCCTTTTTCGAAATCGTCGGAAGCAGTTTTCCCTGTTCATCCAGAATGCCTTTGACATCGGTCAGGAGCAGGAGTTTTTCGGCTTTGAGCGACGACGCCACGGCCCCCGCGACCCAGTCGGCGTTGATGTTATAGGTCCGTCCTTCCGCATCCGCCCCGATCGGCGCGATGACCGGAATGAATCGATCCTGATCGAGATTCCGAATCACCTGCGGATCGACCTTTTCCACTTCCCCGACCAGGCCCATATCAATCGGCTCGTCGCTCCCGGAGGAGCCGTTCCCGCCCCTCATTTTTTTGGCCCGAATCAGCCGGCCGTCCTTGCCGGTCAGGCCGACCGCACGTCCCCCATGCTTGTTGATCAAGGACACGATCTCTTTGTTGATCATTCCCCCCAAGACCATCTCGACGATTTCCATCGTCTGGGAATCCGTCACGCGGACCCCTCTGACGAACTTCGGTTCCAGCCCCAGCCGTTTCATCATGAGATTGATCTGCGGCCCGCCGCCGTGAACCACCACCGGATTGAGACCGATGTATTTCATCAGGACCACATCTTGGGCGAAGGCATTTTTCAGTGCTTCCTCGGTCATCGCCTTGCCGCCGTACTTGATGACAACCGTCTTTCCGGAAAAAGCCCGGATATACGGCAGCGCCTCGATAAGTATCTTCGCTTTCTCGATCAACTTTTCCACGGTCATCCCTGGGTGAAACCCTCGACAAACAACTGGATCTGGTGAACCACATCTTTACGATTGTCGGTCAGCACAAAATGGCTCGCCTCGATCCCGACCGTCTGAACCTCCGTCCGGTCGAAGGGCCCCGCCCCGGGGTCCGGCGACATGACCCCACCCTGCCGTGCGATCAAGGCCAGCGTGGGAATATCGATGGTCCCCCAAGGGGGCCGATAACGGAACAAAACGCGAAATGACGCGATATAACTGGCTATCGGCATGCATTGAAGATCCAGCCAGGGGCCCATAAAGCGGACGACGTTGAAGAAGCTTGTCAGCCGGGGCCTCACCCAATCGTCGTACGTGGAATAATCGATGAACCGGTATCGCGCTCGTTTCAGACCGAGGCCATTGAGCCTCCTGGCCATCCACCCAACCAGGCCGAGGATCGGGCTTAAGACCGCATGAAGAATCTTCCAGGCGGGCTGCAGATCTTCGGTGACGAACGGCTCAATAAGGACCAGTGCCCGCAGGCTCCGGGGACTGCGTTCCCAAACCCGTACCGCGATGTTCGCGCCCAGGCAGTGCCCGATCACCACCGGCTGTTCGACGCCTTCTTTTTTTAAAATCACTTCGAGATCCGCTGCAAATCCGTCCGCATCGATTCCCCGCCTTGCGATCGAGCCGCCGTGACCCCGGAGATCCGGAATGATCAGGCGGTGCGATTTGAAAAACGGCTCCTCCGCAAGGCGTTTCCACCGCGTCCAGTTGCTTCCCAAACCATGGATAAAAAGAAACGTCGGGGCTCGCTGTTCGGTCGGCTCACTCAGAAGGTAATGGATCCGGATCCCGTCCGTCGTTTCCACATTCCTGTCAAGGCCAGGGCTCACAAAATATACCGACTCAGGTCCTCGCTTTTAATAATGTCGTTCAGCCGTTCTCGGACATATTTCGCGTCGATCGTCATCTTCTTCTCGGTTCGATCCGGCGCGTCGAAGGCCACGTCGTCCAGCAGCCTCTCTAGAATGGTGAACAGCCGTCGCGCGCCGATATTCTCCGTCCGCTCGTTTACCAACACCGCGATCGAGGCGATTTCCTCGATGGCGTCCGCCTTAAATTCGAGCGTGATGCCTTCCGTTTCCATCAAGGCGAT is drawn from Nitrospiria bacterium and contains these coding sequences:
- a CDS encoding alpha/beta hydrolase, which produces METTDGIRIHYLLSEPTEQRAPTFLFIHGLGSNWTRWKRLAEEPFFKSHRLIIPDLRGHGGSIARRGIDADGFAADLEVILKKEGVEQPVVIGHCLGANIAVRVWERSPRSLRALVLIEPFVTEDLQPAWKILHAVLSPILGLVGWMARRLNGLGLKRARYRFIDYSTYDDWVRPRLTSFFNVVRFMGPWLDLQCMPIASYIASFRVLFRYRPPWGTIDIPTLALIARQGGVMSPDPGAGPFDRTEVQTVGIEASHFVLTDNRKDVVHQIQLFVEGFTQG
- a CDS encoding HEAT repeat domain-containing protein; protein product: MRIRFNAPGFSHYLRVGRGSGSRAQTGFLIWVAGILFFCATGVALADQVEDLLKMLQSKTPMDRREAAHELGRLKDPRAVSPLIAALKDEEPMVRLDVSGALIEIGKPVVDPLIEAVKHDNDPIFLWNAIRVLEEVGDPKAIEPLKEIEQKHPDPSIQQIAKYGLEKLQRAQKP
- a CDS encoding DUF5683 domain-containing protein, producing MKNPRAAAVLSAIFPGLGQFYNRQWFKGIGFFIASGVLSGMVTERFPAEELMAGDTSHAGKALGLLLVLLALLVWSMVDAYRSARMVPPRK
- the pyrF gene encoding orotidine-5'-phosphate decarboxylase — protein: MSTILQSDPSLTARDRLIFALDYSNLDEAKKAVVSLNGHVGLFKVGLELFVGSGPAIFKVISEHSDCGVFLDLKFHDIPETVQAAARAAAAYKVRFVTVHASEGKRLLKTVVDQIHSDTKVLAVTVLTSFGPEDMRDSGLNTRLDIPELVLRRAQWAHEAGCAGVVCSGSEVRQVKERIGQDLIVVVPGVRPEWTAVPNDDQVRVTIPRQAILDGADYVVVGRPIRKAKDPVQAADRIVDEIKTALGHLSIQS
- a CDS encoding M20/M25/M40 family metallo-hydrolase; amino-acid sequence: MPIVRPGWFRPGNSLEGIIQNRVAQITEARLKEHLKRIVGIRHHRSAPAALEAAGDYITDQFRAAGLSVRHHGFEAFGHQNRNVVGSIRDRAGNVTGRPLLILAAHYDTVAQSPGADDNASGVAVMLETARTLADLDRPGRVLFIGFAQEEQQCLGSTHYALKARRSGLNIRGMIALECVGYASHETGSQQRLTELPIPVPDVGNFLGVVGNPEAAALKQRFESAAGRFVPDLPVVGLVVPNAGRDFPDTRRSDHAPFWDVGYPALMLTDTANFRNPWYHQPGDRLETLDLPYMAKVTRAIVAFLVEAALTEE
- a CDS encoding TIGR02266 family protein produces the protein MAKSPKPPSPEKRKYPRAPISIRIQYQQPQKGIKEGFTAIMGGGGLFIDTVSPLPIGTPVSLEFGLPGQVGSVRVDGQVAWVRSDFDPKGFSPGMAIQFRKINETDREKIKQFVMRVLLGQSESHP
- the argB gene encoding acetylglutamate kinase, whose translation is MTVEKLIEKAKILIEALPYIRAFSGKTVVIKYGGKAMTEEALKNAFAQDVVLMKYIGLNPVVVHGGGPQINLMMKRLGLEPKFVRGVRVTDSQTMEIVEMVLGGMINKEIVSLINKHGGRAVGLTGKDGRLIRAKKMRGGNGSSGSDEPIDMGLVGEVEKVDPQVIRNLDQDRFIPVIAPIGADAEGRTYNINADWVAGAVASSLKAEKLLLLTDVKGILDEQGKLLPTISKKDAARLIKQDIIKEGMLPKVKAALSAVEGGVTKAHIIDGRVPHALLLEIFTDKGIGTEITA
- a CDS encoding sulfurtransferase TusA family protein; translated protein: MTEITETTTPAELDLRGVMCPYNYVKTKLKLESMEVGQILSVIVDDGEPIRNVPRSIAEDGHTILKKEKVGNSFRVLIRKQG